From one Stigmatopora nigra isolate UIUO_SnigA chromosome 8, RoL_Snig_1.1, whole genome shotgun sequence genomic stretch:
- the LOC144200293 gene encoding SR-related and CTD-associated factor 8-like isoform X4 encodes MEAVSAFNTELFSMIDMQPPISRAKMMAVTKFAIKAIKLYKHVVQIVEKFIKRCKPELKVPGLYVVDSIVRQSRHQFGVEKDVFGPRFLKNFSETFRNLLLCPEDDKIKIVRVLNLWQKNAVFDMDIIQPLMDMANEALQTRQPSVPTEPQAPYSAEPQAPFLAEPPAAPPLSQMSDSDALAAVAQLFQSPHGHEIQRMLENWQQAEKIRAAGATDGLDAAPGNVPPLPAANEDWSAPAEAPAGFPQRLAGHYDYGDEPGGEVTAPNPAAAAAGSFGVAIGQMHDTLALPPLAAAHGHDTGAFERVADFGERPSFPGPYHYRGESASRRAQPAEDTSSRRPRVYGGRTRSRSRSPRRRSPPAPSRSRRAWGSGSRSADRRRRSPPLRTVEERQRDRERRQKGLPTFKSKMLCVCTTTLWLGQLDKKTQESDVVSLLEEFGQIQSVNMIPPRGCAYAAMVHRLDAYTALNKLSRGSFKVNGKPVKVAWAFNKGLKRTHKKFWDVDQGVTYIPWDQVKADELESYREGGMLDPDTLKEEWKKSLELNRLHPEEEENEEVTSALPEITATIENGLSETTGSGQTPIQQVPTGPLPFSPLAALAVPPELVGNASALQSTSGAPTEPHPPPPPPFPRLGSPPPQPPLASPSATAKLSPRRFPAPVAAAAAPGGSPFPSERFRPAFPPRGPPFTLPEGATSPPSRWRLVGPPGHTLRGGW; translated from the exons ATGGAAGCGGTCAGCGCCTTCAATACGGAG CTCTTCTCCATGATCGACATGCAGCCTCCGATATCTCGAGCCAAGATGATGGCCGTCACCAAGTTTGCCATCAAAGCCATCAAG CTCTACAAACACGTCGTCCAGATCGTCGAAAAGTTTATCAAGCGG TGTAAACCGGAGCTGAAAGTGCCGGGCTTGTACGTGGTGGACTCCATCGTGCGTCAGTCGCGTCACCAGTTCGGAGTAGAAAAGGATGTGTTCGGGCCGCGCTTCTTGAAAAACTTTTCCGAGACCTTTCGCAACCTTTTACTCTGCCCGGAAGACGACAAG ATCAAAATTGTCCGGGTGTTGAACCTGTGGCAGAAGAATGCCGTGTTTGACATGGACATCATTCAGCCTCTGATGGACATGGCAAATGAAGCCCTGCAGACTCGACAACCCTCGG TTCCCACAGAGCCGCAAGCTCCGTATTCGGCGGAGCCGCAAGCTCCGTTTTTGGCGGAGCCACCCGCGGCCCCACCTCTGTCTCAGATGTCCGATTCGGACGCTTTGGCCGCCGTGGCCCAGCTCTTCCAGTCCCCGCACGGTCACGAG ATCCAAAGAATGCTTGAAAATTGGCAGCAAGCGGAGAAGATTCGGGCGGCGGGCGCCACCGACGGGCTGGACGCCGCCCCGGGGAACGTGCCCCCCCTCCCCGCCGCCAATGAAGACTGGAGCGCCCCGGCGGAG GCGCCCGCCGGATTTCCCCAGAGACTAGCGGGCCACTATGATTACGGCGACGAACCCGGCGGGGAAGTGACCGCGCCCaacccggcggcggcggcggcgggctcttT CGGCGTGGCCATCGGACAGATGCACGACACGCTCGCTCTTCCTCCACTGGCAGCGGCACACGGACACGACACGGGCGCCTTCGAG CGCGTGGCCGACTTTGGCGAGCGTCCCTCCTTTCCCGGCCCGTACCATTACAGAGGGGAGTCTGCGTCACGACGT GCCCAGCCGGCGGAGGATACGTCCTCGCGGAGACCCAGAGTCTACGGCGGGAGAACCAGATCTCGCTCTAG ATCTCCCCGGAGAAGATCCCCGCCGGCGCCGTCGCGCTCCCGAAGGGCCTGGGGCTCCGGATCGCGCTCGGCCGACAGGCGCCGCCGCTCCCCGCCCCTGCGCACCGTGGAAGAGCGCCAGCGAGACAGGGAGCGGCGGCAAAAGGGCCTGCCCACCTTCAAGAGCAAGATGCTTTGCG tgtgcACCACTACGCTGTGGCTGGGTCAGCTGGACAAGAAAACCCAAGAGTCAGACGTGGTGTCCCTCCTGGAGGAGTTTGGTCAGATCCAGTCCGTCAAC ATGATCCCTCCGAGGGGTTGCGCCTACGCCGCCATGGTCCACAGATTGGACGCCTACACGGCCCTCAACAAGCTCAGTCGCGGCTCCTTTAAAGTCAACGGCAAGCCCGTCAAG GTGGCGTGGGCTTTTAACAAAGGCTTGAAGCGCACCCACAAGAAGTTTTGGGACGTGGACCAAGGCGTCACTTACATCCCCTGGGACCAGGTCAAAGCCGACGAACTGGAAAGCTACCGGGAAGGCGGAATGCTGGACCCCGACACGCTCAAAGAAG agtggaaaaaaagtctGGAGCTCAACAGACTGCacccagaggaggaggagaacgagGAGGTGACGTCTGCACTGCCGGAAATCACCGCCACGATCGAAAACGGCCTCTCGGAAACGACGGGGAGCGGCCAGACTCCCATTCAG CAGGTGCCGACAGGTCCGCTTCCTTTTTCGCCGTTGGCGGCTTTGGCCGTCCCGCCGGAGTTGGTGGGCAACGCTTCAG CCCTCCAATCTACGAGCGGTGCGCCGACCGAGCCccacccgccgccgccgccgccattccCCCGACTGGGCTCCCCGC CTCCACAGCCCCCACTGGCGTCCCCGAGCGCGACGGCGAAGCTCTCTCCTCGGCGCTTCCCGGCGcccgttgccgccgccgccgcacccGGAGGATCCCCCTTCCCCTCGGAGAGATTCCGTCCGGCGTTCCCCCCCCGGGGACCCCCTTTCACGCTGCCGGAGGGCGCGACGTCGCCCCCTTCCAGGTGGAGGTTGGTCGGACCGCCTGGTCACACCCTCCGGGGGGGCTGGTGA